A genomic segment from Anticarsia gemmatalis isolate Benzon Research Colony breed Stoneville strain chromosome 14, ilAntGemm2 primary, whole genome shotgun sequence encodes:
- the LOC142978357 gene encoding uncharacterized protein LOC142978357 isoform X1: MVAMLEVVERTNNDYFRSFLPAVNSPPVPHRDVSTSSAAYRPYTEEYAAVQRRVERPAQPEDTDKKKEKKWSIGKLFRRKKKEDESGTSSESDEGVSTRSPSKRKSKKKKKTPAVNNFDHIVIRDSRRAQSLAKPNLRDVTDDGVLSDPSAGFINYRASKAQEMYRESKESLSLREDTSIRSGGPTLETPARKTRKGRLKARVEALRNSLRGDSSSDEESLKSSNSSLMIRFRSDDSLMRSRDSSLNKRSRSARNERYIKRLSRDEENQLNKEAELLQQGYTKAEVEMLTRTPTSQSSGYGTCKRDQTQKIKNEQLYANDVNRRPMKSESISSFPSTQSYPSSINFNAKVNNEHINYSIPTSNNIKRESLYANNNRERSVSNQYENPENVMCVKFPLGNLTNVKREEKAPPVPPPRDMQRKVATPISMYYENNPIIADRMAHTQQTAMHGVPNNDFERIMRRSQERTLGHSFNGLRRPISNSEDHIAMQNNEYLQCIQYKNEQPRRPASVSAEPNHYGLYVNSPPWRKSIGPTNIVKPEPVQLRHDYLYYADHSPRSRRPISIKTSQNGYENQYLSDSQASQNVAESVYRRPRNASEFWKKIDDAERQRRQQSIYANSRSSSDFSNSTQMNRTAPYLEQNKVGQENTDIQNKNKTAFKSSSVDTTDDAKVWKATTEYKRSVTVDPPKTFTSPTSKTHVRHKSDTYVPSIYQMPSDDEKSSERRKSTNLDDALNELEAIYNSLGLGDEDLLDRAERRELMTPKFNDHFNDWNGNDDEIQLRSQPTTPLRRVPRRSTLPDKLQDDMAFRRLNSVNKEKPNYKEAQSQISYMLASPVYVPYASDDDRQSERNEPDIVYDDVVYRNIKQTNNRLKTMDPQPPFGIPIGPVSPAPQSDYLHATPENKGRSRFIPRRSPDLVSDDLAYRSLRKDSRHSALFNGEDYNGHINNNQNYSENPFTKDSSAAANLKKKRAVRSLSANIFTMIQKEIDDALNMSKMATLQKTHSNSDVMKRLRNTFENNDNEQEHYPRNKVKQRHNTVSLFVNNTHAPTHHFAKDDSFIHSDDKHLAKPPSCDKSKSSSPSNRSPQASKRSSKDEFQQVLSMLAQEAMDTSNKLGVALAELDKNRNNNEKKSDIQSRISDSRQNFLNGLTSKSYDDTVPEVKLVNVRSEIVIEPKEDKVVNEPVEDSKGKKTEDSLLAISDQLHKVEDQLKHSFEKELNFEDESLKLSNYIAKAEEQLKAQETTVVIPESKLIPDVVPPTVKDDAVKVVTQTESQPELKPPVINSLNPFLNTDDKLKEINEINAFKELKDGISDLIAGICQVNEKLFTPKISNIEKCNTNSDKMTGITEASEKLNQVSQNISKQEAAHRASVNLSIYEDDLEIKKDAADSTEYNSSEELATIFKLDSNVKSRNVNDREKESENKIRDELSSPKLVQTMNQQLRRLSVDQTDDCTPSQSNSLPTNVVPWRTKRQTHNSQKENTGDNTQSKRDWHDSGTLMLACTYTLMFSQHLADLDWLTLLGLLLAMITIIAMLII; this comes from the exons atggtcGCCATGCTGGAAGTCGTCGAGAGGACAAACAATGATTATTTTAGATCATTTTTACCT GCTGTCAACTCACCACCGGTTCCTCACCGGGACGTGTCGACATCGAGCGCGGCATACCGTCCCTACACAGAAGAATACGCCGCAGTACAGCGCCGCGTCGAGCGCCCCGCACAACCAGAAGACACAGACAAGAAGAAAGAGAAGAAGTGGTCAATCGGCAAACTCTTCAGACGAAAGAAGAAGGAAGATGAAAGTGGCACTTCCTCAGAGAGCGACGAAGGTGTCAGCACACGGTCACCATCTAAAAGAAAAtctaagaagaaaaagaaaactccAGCGGTGAACAATTTCGACCACATAGTTATAAGGGATTCAAGGCGAGCACAAAGCTTGGCGAAACCTAACCTTAGAGATGTGACTGACGATGGCGTGCTCTCAGACCCTTCAGCGGGCTTCATCAACTACCGTGCTAGTAAAGCACAAGAAATGTACAGAGAATCCAAAGAATCCCTCAGTTTAAGAGAAGATACTTCGATTCGATCTGGAGGGCCGACCCTGGAGACGCCTGCGAGGAAAACGAGGAAAGGTAGACTGAAAGCCAGAGTCGAAGCACTTAGAAATAGTTTAAGAGGTGATTCGAGCAGCGATGAAGAATCACTGAAGTCATCAAATTCATCACTCATGATCCGATTTAGAAGTGATGATTCCTTGATGCGATCACGTGATAGCTCATTAAATAAGAGGTCGAGGAGTGCAAGGAATGAGAGGTATATTAAGAGATTGTCGCGAGACGAAGAAAACCAACTGAACAAAGAAGCAGAACTCCTGCAGCAAGGTTACACGAAGGCTGAGGTCGAAATGTTGACAAGAACTCCGACAAGTCAGAGCAGTGGTTACGGAACGTGTAAACGTGATCAGACgcagaaaattaaaaatgaacaaTTATATGCCAATGATGTTAACCGCCGTCCTATGAAATCCGAATCAATATCATCATTCCCATCGACGCAAAGTTACCCATCCTCCATTAACTTTAACGCTAAAGTTAACAATGAACATATTAACTATTCCATACCTACTAGTAACAATATTAAACGAGAATCGCTTTATGCTAATAATAACAGAGAAAGGAGTGTTAGTAATCAGTACGAGAACCCAGAGAACGTAATGTGCGTCAAGTTTCCTTTAGGGAACTTAACTAATGTGAAGAGAGAGGAGAAAGCGCCTCCAGTACCGCCCCCTCGCGATATGCAGAGGAAAGTCGCCACCCCAATATCAATGTACTACGAAAATAATCCAATAATAGCTGACAGAATGGCTCACACTCAACAAACTGCGATGCACGGTGTACCTAACAATGACTTTGAAAGGATAATGAGACGAAGTCAAGAGAGGACGCTCGGTCATAGTTTTAATGGCTTGCGACGACCGATATCTAACTCAGAAGATCACATCGCGATGCAAAATAATGAATATCTACAGTgcattcaatataaaaatgagcAGCCTCGTAGACCAGCTTCCGTCTCGGCAGAACCAAATCATTACGGACTCTATGTAAACTCACCTCCTTGGAGGAAATCGATAGGTCCTACCAATATCGTTAAACCAGAACCAGTCCAATTAAGAcatgattatttatattacgcAGATCACAGTCCAAGATCTCGAAGACCAATTAGCATTAAAACTAGTCAAAATGGATATGAAAACCAATACTTAAGTGACTCGCAAGCTTCGCAAAACGTAGCTGAAAGTGTATATCGTAGACCCCGAAATGCGTCGGAATTCTGGAAGAAGATTGATGATGCTGAGAGACAGAGGAGACAACAAAGCATATACGCTAACTCGAGGAGTAGCAGTGATTTCTCAAACAGCACACAAATGAATAGAACAGCTCCGTATTTAGAACAAAACAAAGTGGGGCAAGAAAACACCGAcatccaaaacaaaaataaaaccgcTTTTAAATCTTCGTCTGTTGACACAACTGACGATGCCAAAGTGTGGAAGGCGACGACAGAATACAAGCGATCTGTTACAGTTGATCCACCGAAAACTTTTACTTCGCCGACGTCCAAAACACACGTTAGACACAAATCCGATACGTATGTTCCCAGTATCTATCAAATGCCGTCTGACGATGAAAAAAGTTCAGAGAGACGAAAATCTACTAACCTCGACGATGCTCTTAATGAACTGGAAGCTATCTACAATAGTTTAGGGTTGGGTGATGAGGACTTGTTAGACAGAGCAGAACGTCGAGAGTTAATGACACCGAAGTTTAACGACCATTTCAACGACTGGAATGGAAACGACGACGAAATACAACTGCGGAGTCAGCCGACGACTCCTCTCAGACGCGTACCGAGAAGATCGACGTTACCTGATAAGTTACAAGACGATATGGCATTCAGAAGACTGAATTCCGTAAATAAAGAGAAGCCTAATTATAAAGAAGCTCAATCCCAAATAAGTTATATGCTTGCGTCACCGGTCTATGTACCGTATGCGTCAGACGATGACAGGCAGTCGGAGAGAAACGAGCcagacatagtctatgacgatGTTGTGTACAGAAATATAAAGCAGACTAATAATAGATTAAAGACAATGGACCCGCAACCGCCTTTCGGTATACCTATTGGACCTGTATCACCTGCTCCGCAGAGCGATTACCTTCATGCAACACCAGAAAATAAAGGCCGATCAAGGTTTATACCCAGGCGATCACCTGATCTTGTGTCTGACGACTTAGCGTATAGAAGTCTCAGAAAAGACAGCAGACATTCTGCACTATTCAATGGGGAAGACTACAATggacatataaataataatcagaatTACAGTGAAAATCCGTTCACTAAAGATTCTTCCGCCGCAGCTAATCTTAAAAAGAAAAGGGCAGTTAGATCTCTATCCGCCAACATTTTCACTATGATACAGAAGGAGATCGACGATGCGTTGAACATGAGCAAGATGGCAACGTTACAAAAGACACACAGTAACAGTGATGTCATGAAGCGGCTTCGTAACACGTTTGAGAATAACGACAACGAGCAGGAGCACTACCCTCGTAACAAGGTAAAGCAAAGACACAACACTGTCAGTCTATTTGTTAATAACACACATGCACCCACTCATCATTTTGCAAAAGACgattcattcattcatagtGACGATAAGCATCTTGCTAAGCCACCATCTTGTGATAAGTCCAAAAGCTCATCACCATCAAACAGATCTCCCCAAGCATCTAAACGTTCCTCAAAAGATGAGTTTCAACAGGTCCTTAGCATGCTGGCCCAAGAAGCTATGGATACCAGTAATAAGTTAGGCGTAGCTTTAGCTGAGCTCGACAAGAATAGGAACAATAATGAGAAGAAGTCAGATATTCAAAGTCGAATTTCTGATAGTAGGCAAAATTTCCTGAACGGTTTGACAAGTAAATCATACGATGATACAGTCCCTGAAGTAAAACTTGTTAATGTTCGATCAGAAATTGTTATTGAACCGAAAGAGGACAAGGTAGTTAACGAACCAGTGGAAGATTCTAAAGGTAAGAAGACTGAAGATAGTCTTTTAGCTATATCAGACCAGTTACATAAAGTAGAAGACCAACTTAAACATAGTTTTGAAAAAGAACTCAACTTCGAAGATGAAAGCTTAAAGCTTTCGAATTATATAGCGAAGGCTGAGGAACAATTAAAGGCTCAAGAAACAACGGTTGTGATACCAGAAAGTAAATTAATACCTGACGTCGTCCCACCCACTGTGAAGGACGATGCTGTTAAAGTCGTGACTCAGACCGAAAGTCAACCAGAACTGAAGCCACCAGTGATTAACTCTCTAAATCCGTTTTTGAATACTGACGATAAActcaaagaaataaatgaaattaacgCTTTCAAAGAACTTAAAGATGGTATATCTGACTTGATTGCTGGTATTTGTCAAGTAAACGAAAAACTATTCACGCCTAAGATATCAAACATTGAGAAATGTAATACGAATTCAGATAAAATGACTGGTATAACGGAAGCCAGTGAAAAGTTGAACCAAGTCTCACAAAATATCAGTAAGCAAGAAGCTGCTCACAGGGCTTCCGTTAATCTATCTATATACGAAGATGacttagaaattaaaaaagacGCGGCTGATTCAACAGAATACAACTCGTCAGAGGAACTGGCGACGATATTTAAGCTTGACAGTAACGTGAAATCACGGAATGTAAATGATAGAGAGAAGGAATCTGAAAATAAGATTCGCGATGAGTTAAGTTCGCCTAAATTAGTCCAGACAATGAATCAGCAACTGAGAAGGCTGTCGGTAGACCAAACAGATGATTGTACTCCTAGTCAAAGCAACTCACTGCCAACGAACGTAGTCCCGTGGAGAACTAAAAGGCAAACTCACAATtcacaaaaagaaaatacag GCGATAACACGCAGTCGAAGCGCGATTGGCACGACTCTGGCACGTTGATGTTAGCTTGTACCTACACCTTGATGTTCTCCCAACACTTGGCCGACTTGGACTGGTTGACGCTGCTCGGTTTGCTGCTAGCAATGATCACTATTATCGCTAtgctaataatataa
- the LOC142978357 gene encoding uncharacterized protein LOC142978357 isoform X3 translates to MVAMLEVVERTNNDYFRSFLPAVNSPPVPHRDVSTSSAAYRPYTEEYAAVQRRVERPAQPEDTDKKKEKKWSIGKLFRRKKKEDESGTSSESDEGVSTRSPSKRKSKKKKKTPAVNNFDHIVIRDSRRAQSLAKPNLRDVTDDGVLSDPSAGFINYRASKAQEMYRESKESLSLREDTSIRSGGPTLETPARKTRKGRLKARVEALRNSLRGDSSSDEESLKSSNSSLMIRFRSDDSLMRSRDSSLNKRSRSARNERYIKRLSRDEENQLNKEAELLQQGYTKAEVEMLTRTPTSQSSGYGTCKRDQTQKIKNEQLYANDVNRRPMKSESISSFPSTQSYPSSINFNAKVNNEHINYSIPTSNNIKRESLYANNNRERSVSNQYENPENVMCVKFPLGNLTNVKREEKAPPVPPPRDMQRKVATPISMYYENNPIIADRMAHTQQTAMHGVPNNDFERIMRRSQERTLGHSFNGLRRPISNSEDHIAMQNNEYLQCIQYKNEQPRRPASVSAEPNHYGLYVNSPPWRKSIGPTNIVKPEPVQLRHDYLYYADHSPRSRRPISIKTSQNGYENQYLSDSQASQNVAESVYRRPRNASEFWKKIDDAERQRRQQSIYANSRSSSDFSNSTQMNRTAPYLEQNKVGQENTDIQNKNKTAFKSSSVDTTDDAKVWKATTEYKRSVTVDPPKTFTSPTSKTHVRHKSDTYVPSIYQMPSDDEKSSERRKSTNLDDALNELEAIYNSLGLGDEDLLDRAERRELMTPKFNDHFNDWNGNDDEIQLRSQPTTPLRRVPRRSTLPDKLQDDMAFRRLNSVNKEKPNYKEAQSQISYMLASPVYVPYASDDDRQSERNEPDIVYDDVVYRNIKQTNNRLKTMDPQPPFGIPIGPVSPAPQSDYLHATPENKGRSRFIPRRSPDLVSDDLAYRSLRKDSRHSALFNGEDYNGHINNNQNYSENPFTKDSSAAANLKKKRAVRSLSANIFTMIQKEIDDALNMSKMATLQKTHSNSDVMKRLRNTFENNDNEQEHYPRNKVKQRHNTVSLFVNNTHAPTHHFAKDDSFIHSDDKHLAKPPSCDKSKSSSPSNRSPQASKRSSKDEFQQVLSMLAQEAMDTSNKLGVALAELDKNRNNNEKKSDIQSRISDSRQNFLNGLTSKSYDDTVPEVKLVNVRSEIVIEPKEDKVVNEPVEDSKGKKTEDSLLAISDQLHKVEDQLKHSFEKELNFEDESLKLSNYIAKAEEQLKAQETTVVIPESKLIPDVVPPTVKDDAVKVVTQTESQPELKPPVINSLNPFLNTDDKLKEINEINAFKELKDGISDLIAGICQVNEKLFTPKISNIEKCNTNSDKMTGITEASEKLNQVSQNISKQEAAHRASVNLSIYEDDLEIKKDAADSTEYNSSEELATIFKLDSNVKSRNVNDREKESENKIRDELSSPKLVQTMNQQLRRLSVDQTDDCTPSQSNSLPTNVVPWRTKRQTHNSQKENTGEN, encoded by the exons atggtcGCCATGCTGGAAGTCGTCGAGAGGACAAACAATGATTATTTTAGATCATTTTTACCT GCTGTCAACTCACCACCGGTTCCTCACCGGGACGTGTCGACATCGAGCGCGGCATACCGTCCCTACACAGAAGAATACGCCGCAGTACAGCGCCGCGTCGAGCGCCCCGCACAACCAGAAGACACAGACAAGAAGAAAGAGAAGAAGTGGTCAATCGGCAAACTCTTCAGACGAAAGAAGAAGGAAGATGAAAGTGGCACTTCCTCAGAGAGCGACGAAGGTGTCAGCACACGGTCACCATCTAAAAGAAAAtctaagaagaaaaagaaaactccAGCGGTGAACAATTTCGACCACATAGTTATAAGGGATTCAAGGCGAGCACAAAGCTTGGCGAAACCTAACCTTAGAGATGTGACTGACGATGGCGTGCTCTCAGACCCTTCAGCGGGCTTCATCAACTACCGTGCTAGTAAAGCACAAGAAATGTACAGAGAATCCAAAGAATCCCTCAGTTTAAGAGAAGATACTTCGATTCGATCTGGAGGGCCGACCCTGGAGACGCCTGCGAGGAAAACGAGGAAAGGTAGACTGAAAGCCAGAGTCGAAGCACTTAGAAATAGTTTAAGAGGTGATTCGAGCAGCGATGAAGAATCACTGAAGTCATCAAATTCATCACTCATGATCCGATTTAGAAGTGATGATTCCTTGATGCGATCACGTGATAGCTCATTAAATAAGAGGTCGAGGAGTGCAAGGAATGAGAGGTATATTAAGAGATTGTCGCGAGACGAAGAAAACCAACTGAACAAAGAAGCAGAACTCCTGCAGCAAGGTTACACGAAGGCTGAGGTCGAAATGTTGACAAGAACTCCGACAAGTCAGAGCAGTGGTTACGGAACGTGTAAACGTGATCAGACgcagaaaattaaaaatgaacaaTTATATGCCAATGATGTTAACCGCCGTCCTATGAAATCCGAATCAATATCATCATTCCCATCGACGCAAAGTTACCCATCCTCCATTAACTTTAACGCTAAAGTTAACAATGAACATATTAACTATTCCATACCTACTAGTAACAATATTAAACGAGAATCGCTTTATGCTAATAATAACAGAGAAAGGAGTGTTAGTAATCAGTACGAGAACCCAGAGAACGTAATGTGCGTCAAGTTTCCTTTAGGGAACTTAACTAATGTGAAGAGAGAGGAGAAAGCGCCTCCAGTACCGCCCCCTCGCGATATGCAGAGGAAAGTCGCCACCCCAATATCAATGTACTACGAAAATAATCCAATAATAGCTGACAGAATGGCTCACACTCAACAAACTGCGATGCACGGTGTACCTAACAATGACTTTGAAAGGATAATGAGACGAAGTCAAGAGAGGACGCTCGGTCATAGTTTTAATGGCTTGCGACGACCGATATCTAACTCAGAAGATCACATCGCGATGCAAAATAATGAATATCTACAGTgcattcaatataaaaatgagcAGCCTCGTAGACCAGCTTCCGTCTCGGCAGAACCAAATCATTACGGACTCTATGTAAACTCACCTCCTTGGAGGAAATCGATAGGTCCTACCAATATCGTTAAACCAGAACCAGTCCAATTAAGAcatgattatttatattacgcAGATCACAGTCCAAGATCTCGAAGACCAATTAGCATTAAAACTAGTCAAAATGGATATGAAAACCAATACTTAAGTGACTCGCAAGCTTCGCAAAACGTAGCTGAAAGTGTATATCGTAGACCCCGAAATGCGTCGGAATTCTGGAAGAAGATTGATGATGCTGAGAGACAGAGGAGACAACAAAGCATATACGCTAACTCGAGGAGTAGCAGTGATTTCTCAAACAGCACACAAATGAATAGAACAGCTCCGTATTTAGAACAAAACAAAGTGGGGCAAGAAAACACCGAcatccaaaacaaaaataaaaccgcTTTTAAATCTTCGTCTGTTGACACAACTGACGATGCCAAAGTGTGGAAGGCGACGACAGAATACAAGCGATCTGTTACAGTTGATCCACCGAAAACTTTTACTTCGCCGACGTCCAAAACACACGTTAGACACAAATCCGATACGTATGTTCCCAGTATCTATCAAATGCCGTCTGACGATGAAAAAAGTTCAGAGAGACGAAAATCTACTAACCTCGACGATGCTCTTAATGAACTGGAAGCTATCTACAATAGTTTAGGGTTGGGTGATGAGGACTTGTTAGACAGAGCAGAACGTCGAGAGTTAATGACACCGAAGTTTAACGACCATTTCAACGACTGGAATGGAAACGACGACGAAATACAACTGCGGAGTCAGCCGACGACTCCTCTCAGACGCGTACCGAGAAGATCGACGTTACCTGATAAGTTACAAGACGATATGGCATTCAGAAGACTGAATTCCGTAAATAAAGAGAAGCCTAATTATAAAGAAGCTCAATCCCAAATAAGTTATATGCTTGCGTCACCGGTCTATGTACCGTATGCGTCAGACGATGACAGGCAGTCGGAGAGAAACGAGCcagacatagtctatgacgatGTTGTGTACAGAAATATAAAGCAGACTAATAATAGATTAAAGACAATGGACCCGCAACCGCCTTTCGGTATACCTATTGGACCTGTATCACCTGCTCCGCAGAGCGATTACCTTCATGCAACACCAGAAAATAAAGGCCGATCAAGGTTTATACCCAGGCGATCACCTGATCTTGTGTCTGACGACTTAGCGTATAGAAGTCTCAGAAAAGACAGCAGACATTCTGCACTATTCAATGGGGAAGACTACAATggacatataaataataatcagaatTACAGTGAAAATCCGTTCACTAAAGATTCTTCCGCCGCAGCTAATCTTAAAAAGAAAAGGGCAGTTAGATCTCTATCCGCCAACATTTTCACTATGATACAGAAGGAGATCGACGATGCGTTGAACATGAGCAAGATGGCAACGTTACAAAAGACACACAGTAACAGTGATGTCATGAAGCGGCTTCGTAACACGTTTGAGAATAACGACAACGAGCAGGAGCACTACCCTCGTAACAAGGTAAAGCAAAGACACAACACTGTCAGTCTATTTGTTAATAACACACATGCACCCACTCATCATTTTGCAAAAGACgattcattcattcatagtGACGATAAGCATCTTGCTAAGCCACCATCTTGTGATAAGTCCAAAAGCTCATCACCATCAAACAGATCTCCCCAAGCATCTAAACGTTCCTCAAAAGATGAGTTTCAACAGGTCCTTAGCATGCTGGCCCAAGAAGCTATGGATACCAGTAATAAGTTAGGCGTAGCTTTAGCTGAGCTCGACAAGAATAGGAACAATAATGAGAAGAAGTCAGATATTCAAAGTCGAATTTCTGATAGTAGGCAAAATTTCCTGAACGGTTTGACAAGTAAATCATACGATGATACAGTCCCTGAAGTAAAACTTGTTAATGTTCGATCAGAAATTGTTATTGAACCGAAAGAGGACAAGGTAGTTAACGAACCAGTGGAAGATTCTAAAGGTAAGAAGACTGAAGATAGTCTTTTAGCTATATCAGACCAGTTACATAAAGTAGAAGACCAACTTAAACATAGTTTTGAAAAAGAACTCAACTTCGAAGATGAAAGCTTAAAGCTTTCGAATTATATAGCGAAGGCTGAGGAACAATTAAAGGCTCAAGAAACAACGGTTGTGATACCAGAAAGTAAATTAATACCTGACGTCGTCCCACCCACTGTGAAGGACGATGCTGTTAAAGTCGTGACTCAGACCGAAAGTCAACCAGAACTGAAGCCACCAGTGATTAACTCTCTAAATCCGTTTTTGAATACTGACGATAAActcaaagaaataaatgaaattaacgCTTTCAAAGAACTTAAAGATGGTATATCTGACTTGATTGCTGGTATTTGTCAAGTAAACGAAAAACTATTCACGCCTAAGATATCAAACATTGAGAAATGTAATACGAATTCAGATAAAATGACTGGTATAACGGAAGCCAGTGAAAAGTTGAACCAAGTCTCACAAAATATCAGTAAGCAAGAAGCTGCTCACAGGGCTTCCGTTAATCTATCTATATACGAAGATGacttagaaattaaaaaagacGCGGCTGATTCAACAGAATACAACTCGTCAGAGGAACTGGCGACGATATTTAAGCTTGACAGTAACGTGAAATCACGGAATGTAAATGATAGAGAGAAGGAATCTGAAAATAAGATTCGCGATGAGTTAAGTTCGCCTAAATTAGTCCAGACAATGAATCAGCAACTGAGAAGGCTGTCGGTAGACCAAACAGATGATTGTACTCCTAGTCAAAGCAACTCACTGCCAACGAACGTAGTCCCGTGGAGAACTAAAAGGCAAACTCACAATtcacaaaaagaaaatacag GTGAAAATTGA